In the Bacillus sp. HSf4 genome, AGCGAAGGGCAATCCGTGAACTCAACTATATAGCCGCAACCAAAATCGGTATCGAGTTTAAAAGCCGGTTTTGGGAAAAAGTTGGACAGCTTGGCGGCAAATCGATAACCGACCTGCCGATTCGATTTTCGTACTATCCAAGCTACGGAATTGGCTCGGCTGGACCTGCTCTCATGTTAGCGAGCTATACATGGGCGGATGAGGCGCTGACATGGGACAGTCAGCCTGAAGGAGAGAGAATCCGCTATACGTTAAGGAATTTAGCAGAAATCTACGGAAATATCGTCTATTCTGAATTTGTCTCAGGCGCTTCTTTCAGCTGGAGTCAGAACCCCTATTCTGTCGGGGGATTCACCGCTTTTGAACCCGGACAGGAAATCGAACTGTACCCTTATATTCCAACCCCTGAGGGAAGAGTCCATTTCGCCGGAGAACACACCTCACTGACACACGGCTGGATGCAAGGAGCGATTGAGTCGGGGGTACGCGTGGCGTATGAAGTGAATCATTTAACGAAATGAGACGCCTGAGGCCATATTCTGTCTCTTGGAAAGTGCATACTTTCGACAGCGGGGATTCAACTTCAGAAAGCTTGCGTATCAAGTTTTTTAAAAAACTCTTTCTGTATTCTTTTCCTTTCAACTTCCTCCAATTAAGCAATTATACTTGTATAAAATTTGCATTTTTGGTTCTGGATATCCCAAAGATATGGTAAGATAAAATAAATTTACACGAAAATAAGCGGGAAGGAGTTTTTGTTTTTGGATAATGAAAGTGTAATACCATACGATCTAGTTGCAATAAAAATGAATTTTTGGTATAAGACATTAAAACAAAATTGGCCGCATGAAGCTGAAGAAACAAAAAAGGAAATTGAAAAATTGATAGATCAAATGGAACAAAATCAAGAGGTTCTTATTTATTACTCTTTACTAGAGTTCCGACATAGACTGCAATTTGATTATTTAAGATCAGGAGCTGAAGGTGACCTGGACAGCCGTTATAAAAAGTTTAGGGAAATTAGAACGACCAATGATTTAGAAGGGATGCTTGAATATTATTATCATTTCTTTGCTGGCATGTACCACTTTCGACAAAAAGAATTATTACATGCATTAACTTACTATAAGAACGCCGAATTTCAGCTTCGTTCTATGGAATGTGATGAAGTGGAGAAAGCGGAGTTTTATTTCAAAGTGTCTGAAGTATATTACCATATGAAACAAACGATACTTTCAATGAATTATGCCAGTAAAGCATATAACATATACAAACATTATCCTACTTATGGCGAGCGGATTATTCAATGCCAGTTCATATTAGCTGGTAACTGTCTGGACCAGATGTGCCCAGAAAAAGCAATGCCCTTCTTCAATAAAGCATTAAATGAGGCCCGGCAAATAAGTGCTGCCCATCTAATAGGGTCTTCACTTTTAAACATTGGACTTTGCTATGATCAATTAGGAGAATTCGAAACATCAAAAGATTATTTTCAAAATGCGATAGGATTGTATAAAGAGGAAAATCACAGTTATTTGCCGAAAGCAATCTTCAATCTTGCATACGTTAAAGCAAAATTAAAAGAATATTCATCGGCTTATAATTTATATCTTGAAGGAACAGAACTAGCAGAAAAGAATAAGGATATAGATATGTTGTCAAAGCTGAACATGGTTAA is a window encoding:
- a CDS encoding Rap family tetratricopeptide repeat protein, whose product is MDNESVIPYDLVAIKMNFWYKTLKQNWPHEAEETKKEIEKLIDQMEQNQEVLIYYSLLEFRHRLQFDYLRSGAEGDLDSRYKKFREIRTTNDLEGMLEYYYHFFAGMYHFRQKELLHALTYYKNAEFQLRSMECDEVEKAEFYFKVSEVYYHMKQTILSMNYASKAYNIYKHYPTYGERIIQCQFILAGNCLDQMCPEKAMPFFNKALNEARQISAAHLIGSSLLNIGLCYDQLGEFETSKDYFQNAIGLYKEENHSYLPKAIFNLAYVKAKLKEYSSAYNLYLEGTELAEKNKDIDMLSKLNMVKGLYFLNDLDMVRESFKFFKETGKYADLEEYGLIAAQFLEAKDQVHDALEFYRATIDAKRQIQRGVLLH